The Neoarius graeffei isolate fNeoGra1 chromosome 10, fNeoGra1.pri, whole genome shotgun sequence genome has a segment encoding these proteins:
- the mthfr gene encoding methylenetetrahydrofolate reductase translates to MKRIHQSKFSFGKGSYTRRDEEPERKRKKEGGGDGSADHLGVMVLQNEENGWSFKSDSSGASNSDESSKESSRCSTPVGEVDRGTRLSDKMRRRIDSGDRWFSLEFFPPRTANGAVNLISRFDRMGAGGPLFVDITWHPAGDPGSDKETSSMMIASTAVNYCGLESVLHMTCCKQTKDKLTSHLNKAKHLGLKNIMALRGDPVGADWEEEEGGFSYAVDLVKHIRSEFDDYFDICVAGYPAGHPEAESYEEDLKHLKEKVDAGAAFVVTQLFFRAETFLKFLKDCRAIGITCPILPGIFPLQGYHSLRQLVKLSKLEVPNDIMEAIEPIKDNDAAIRNYGIHQAVEMCKVLLSSGDVPGLHFYTLNREVATIDVLKQLGLWLEDPRRPLPWTVSAHPKRKMEDVRPIFWSARSKSYIYRTQDWDDFPNGRWGNSSSPAFGELTDYYLFYLKSKSPKEALLKMWGEELTSEQSVYEVFTNYITAQPNQNGHKVMCLPWNDDPLAPETNMLKDELAKVNRRGILTINSQPSINGKPSSDPIVGWGPPGGYVFQKAYLEFFTSHENINALLKVLKKYEPRVNYHIVNVKGKDITNAPDKQPNAVTWGIFPGREIVQPTVVDPVSFMSWKDEAFALWIEQWGKLYEDESPSRMIIQYIHDNYSLVNLVDNDFPLENCLWQIIDDMFELQNAPPEPLDEANVH, encoded by the exons ATCATTTAGGAGTCATGGTGCTGCAAAACGAGGAGAACGGCTGGTCGTTTAAAAGCGACTCGAGCGGAGCGAGTAACAGCGATGAAAGCTCCAAGGAGAGCTCCAGGTGTTCGACCCCTGTCGGGGAGGTGGACCGCGGAACCCGGTTGAGCGACAAGATGAGGCGGCGCATTGACTCCGGGGACCGCTGGTTCTCCCTCGAGTTCTTTCCGCCACGCACAGCCAACGGTGCTGTCAACCTCATTTCCAG ATTTGACCGTATGGGTGCCGGTGGGCCTCTCTTTGTTGACATTACATGGCATCCAGCGGGAGATCCTGGCTCAGACAAAGAGACCTCATCCATGATGATCGCTAGCACAGCTGTCAACTACTGTGGCCTAGAGAGTGTGCTGCACATGACCTgctgcaaacaaacaaaagacaagCTCACATCCCATCTGAACAAGGCCAAGCACCTGGGACTGAAGAACATCATGGCACTGAGGGGAG ATCCAGTGGGAGCAGActgggaagaagaagaaggagggttCAGCTATGCTGTAGACCTGGTGAAGCACATCCGCAGCGAATTTGATGATTACTTTGACATTTGCGTTGCTG GCTACCCAGCTGGGCACCCAGAGGCTGAGAGCTATGAAGAGGACCTGAAGCACTTAAAAGAGAAAGTGGATGCAGGAGCAGCCTTTGTCGTGACTCAGCTCTTTTTCAGAGCTGAAACGTTTCTGAAATTTCTTAAGGACTGCAGAGCTATCGGCATCACCTGTCCCATTCTGCCTGGAATCTTCCCCCTTCAG GGTTATCACTCACTTCGTCAACTGGTCAAATTGTCAAAGCTGGAGGTGCCAAACGACATCATGGAAGCGATCGAGCCCATCAAAGACAACGATGCTGCCATCCGCAACTATGGCATCCATCAGGCCGTGGAGATGTGCAAGGTACTACTGAGCAGCGGCGATGTGCCCGGCCTGCACTTCTACACACTCAACAGAGAGGTGGCTACAATTGATGTGCTCAAACAGCTCGGCTTATGGCTCGAGGACCCTCG gcgacCTCTGCCCTGGACTGTTAGTGCTCATCCCAAACGAAAGATGGAGGATGTCCGGCCAATCTTCTGGTCTGCGAGGTCCAAAAGCTACATCTATAGGACGCAGGACTGGGATGATTTTCCCAATGGGAGATG ggggaaCTCCTCATCTCCAGCCTTTGGTGAGCTGACGGATTACTATTTGTTCTACCTGAAGAGTAAGAGCCCGAAAGAAGCCCTATTAAAGATGTGGGGAGAGGAGCTAACGAGTGAGCAGAGTGTGTATGAAGTCTTCACCAACTATATTACAGCACAGCCCAACCAAAATGGACACAAG GTGATGTGTTTACCATGGAACGATGACCCTCTAGCTCCAGAAACGAACATGCTGAAGGATGAGCTAGCAAAAGTGAACCGTCGAGGTATCCTCACCATAAACTCCCAACCCAGCATCAATGGCAAGCCTTCTTCTGACCCGATTGTAGGTTGGGGACCCCCAGGAGGATACGTCTTCCAAAAG GCTTACCTGGAGTTTTTCACATCACATGAAAATATAAATGCACTTCTTAAAGTGCTGAAGAAATACGAGCCGCGTGTGAACTATCACATTGTCAACGTGAAG GGTAAGGATATTACAAATGCACCCGATAAGCAACCCAATGCTGTAACCTGGGGGATTTTCCCTGGCAGAGAGATTGTTCAGCCCACAGTAGTGGATCCAGTCAGCTTTATGTCTTGGAAG GACGAGGCATTTGCGCTGTGGATTGAGCAGTGGGGGAAACTGTACGAGGACGAGTCCCCTTCAAGAATGATTATCCAGTACATCCATGATAACTACTCCCTCGTCAACCTAGTGGACAATGATTTCCCCCTGGAGAACTGTCTATGGCAAATCATCGATGACATGTTTGAATTGCAAAACGCACCTCCAGAACCTCTGGATGAAGCAAATGTTCATTAG